The Pyxidicoccus sp. MSG2 DNA segment CCCGCGAGGTGGTCGTCACCGCTCCGGAGCGCATTCTCACGTACGACTCGGACCGCGTCTTCGAGCACTACAAGGGCCCCGTCCACACCCTCGTCGTGGACGCCTTCATCCAGCCCGAGGCCTACCATCTGCTCTACCCGCACCTCCCCCACACCGTGTTCACGGGCGTGAACCATTGGCTGAGGATGGACGAGCCGGAGACGTTCAACGCCGATTCACCGAGGTGTAGACCGCACGGAAGAACCGCTTCCGGAGGGTGGAACGGCGATGCGGGAGCCTCCTATGCTCCGCGCCGTGCGCCCTGCTCCCCTTGCCGCCGTACTGATGCGCTCCCTCGGACACGGCGCGCTCCGGTCCTCGCTGCTGGCGCTGGCCCTCCTCGCCGGCTGTGGCACGAGTCGACCCACGCCCTCCTCGCCGGCCCTGGAAACACCGGCGCCCGCGCGCACCGCGCCCGCGATCTGGGGGCCGCTCGCGCCGGGCAACCATGACGTGGGCCTGCGCGTCATGGCGGTCCCCGCCGGCACGGATGCCGCGGACGCCCGCCCGCTCCAGCTCACCGTCTGGTATCCCGCGCGCGACGCGGCCTCCTCCGCGCGCCTGCACTACCGCGACTACGTGGGCCTCACCGGCTCCGAGCAACAACCGGAGTCCTCCGAGGACGCTGACGTCTCCAGGGCCGCGGTGACGCGCTACCAGAAGCTCGTGACGGGGATGGGGCTGCCAGCGGCCGCCGTGTCGGCGTGGTTGAACGCGGACGTCCTCGCGGCGCGCGGAGCCGCTCCGGCACCGGGCCGCTTCCCGCTGGTGCTCATCGCGCAGGGACGCTTCCACTCCGCCCACCATCAAGCGGTGCTGGCCGAGTACCTCGCGAGCCACGGCTACATCGTGGCCACCACGCCCTTCCCCGCGCACCTCGCGCCGCCGTTGGAGAACGAGAACGTCCTCGCCATCGCGCGGGGCCAGGCCCGGGAGCTGGTGCGTGCGCTCGACGCCATCAAGGCCGACACGCATGTGGACACCTCGCGCGTCGCGCTCGTGGGGCACAGCTTCGGAGCCCGCGCGGCCTTCCTCTTCGCGCGCGAGCACCCCGAGACGTCCGCCCTGGTCAGCCTCGACGGTGGCATCGCCAACCGCCAGGGCAAAGAGTGGCTCGCCGGCCTCACCGGCTTTCGCCTGGACGACTTCCGCGTGCCGCTGCTCCACCTCTACCAACAGGGCGACGCGGCGGTGGTGCCCGACTTCGACCTCGTGCGCTCCCTGCGCGGCGCGGACCGGTGGCTCGTGCGCATCACGGGGCTCAGGCACCTCGACTTCACCAGCGTCGGCGCCGCCACCGCCGTGGCTCCCACGCTCGCGCCCGGGGGACGGGCCACGAGCACGGCGCGAGGCTGGGCCGCCAGTGCCGACGACACGCTCCGGTTCCTGGACGCGCAGCTCCGCCAGCAGACACAGGAGCTCGACTCGCTCTCCACTCCGGCGGACGCCTCCAGCAGCACCTCGCCCGTCGTCACCGTGACGCACTGGCGCCCGGGCCAGCCCTGAGCGTGGCTCGGTGCCCCGCTGGATTCAGCTTTCCGGCAGCCGCAGGTAGGCCATCTCTTCCCTATGAGGCCGACAGTTCAATCGAGCGAAGCACCTGCCATGGACTGCCCATGACCTGCTCAATGAGACAGAGCGTATTGAAATTGATTGGCGGCAGGGTGCGCAGTCCCGCGGCACGGTCCAACGAGTTGCCCGGGGCCTGTGGGTTGCGAGGATGAGCGAGCGTGATGTGGGGCCGTTGCGGCTTCAGGTCCAAGGCCCCAAGTATCGTCTGGCGTAGAAAACGAAAGTCCTCGAGCCCTTCAATGCCGTACATCACGATTCCATGGCCATGAAAGGCTTCCGGTTCTCCAAACCGCAAAGTCACTGGCTTCAAGTGAGGCGACAGGAGGCGGGCGTCGAGCTCCATCTCGGAAAGCCTGCCGAGCTCATCTTCCCTGCACAGTGTCACGTGAGCAGGAATGAGCCGCTTCTGTATCGGGTCAACCACGTGCCGGACCGCCTCGATCTCCGCGGCAAGGGGCCCCGGCACAAACAGGGTCAACTGCCTTCTCGTTGCCTGCATTCGTCACGTCCTCGTGTACCGCACCCGTTCCTTCACGGTTCGGGAATCGAAGCCGCACGGGCGGCTTCGATTCCTACTCGAAGCACGGGGCAACTTCAGGGGATTGCTACTTCATGCGCACCGTGACGGCGCCGGTGGTGGTGTTGAGGGTGATGAAGCCCTTCTGGAATTCGCTCTCACGTCCACCGGTGACGGCGTACTCGTCCCGCACCGGGTAGCCCAGCGCTCCCGCCTCCCAGCCCATGGACTCCCACTTGTCCCGGATGGGGCCGTGCACCTCCTGCGCTCCCGTCGCCGGCGTCCAGTAGATGCTTCCATTCTGGAAGTGGTTGAAGCGCCCCACCCCATCCGGAGTCTTCGTCTCGTCCGTCAGCGGGTAGCCCAGCAGCCCCGCCTCACGGCTCAGCGCCACCCACTTCGCGTTGATGTCGCCCACCACCGCATGTGCTCCCGTCGCCGGCGTGAAGTAGACGCTTCCCTTCTGGAAGTGGTTGAAGCGCCCCACCCCGTCCGGCGCCCCCTGCTCGTCCGTCACCGGGTAGCCCAGGTAGCTCTTCTCCCACCCCAGCTCCGCCCACTTCGCATGCACGAGTCCGCGCACCTCGTGCGCTCCCGTCGCCTGCGTCCAGTAGATGCTCCCATTCTCGAAGTGGTTGTAGCGGCCCGTCTGGTCCGGCGTCGCCAACTCCCCCGTCTTCGGGTAACCCAGCGCGCTGCGCTCCCAGCCCAGCTGCTCCCACTTCGCCCGGATGTCCCCGTGGACTTCCCAGGCCCCCAGCTCCGGCGTCCAGTAGATGCTGCCGCGCTCGAAGTGGTTGAAGCGGCCGCGCCCGTCCGGCGTCGCCAGCTCATCGGTGAGGGGGTAGCCCAGCACGCCGACTTCCCAGCCCAGCTGCTCCCACTTGAGCTTGATCTGCCCCACGACCACGTGCGCGCCGAGCGTCGGAGTCCAGTAGATGCTGCCGCGCTCGAAGTGGTTGAAGCGGCCCACCCCGTCCGGCGTGGACAGCTCACCGGCCAGGCACCTGCCCAGCAGCGCCGGGCCGTTCACCGCGTCGTACTTCGCCTTGATGTCCCCTTTGAGCACGCAAGTGGAGCAGTTGTTGCTGGTGATGCTCCTGGAGCCGTAGCTGCCGGGATAGGGCGCGAGCGACACGCCGTTGAGGACGATGTCCTGGCCCACGCCGTTGAGCAGTTGCTCGTAGTGGACGTGCGCCCCGCTGCTCGCGCCGGTGCTCCCCGTCACGCCAATCTGCTGGCCTTGCGCCACCTGGGTGCCGCTCGGCACCGAGTAGGCCGACAGGTGGAAGTAGTACGTCATCCATCCGCCGCCGTGGTCGATCTTGATGTAGTTGCCCGCGCCGCCGGACTCGAAGTGGCGCGTGGCATAGCCTGCCGCGGAGGCGAGCTGCGGCTGGCCGTTGGTGCCCCCTCCATTGTTCACGAAGTCGAGCGCGCGCCGCACCTCGGCGCTGTGGTGGCTGTACGTCCAGGACTGCCCGCAGGGGAAGGGGGCCTGGAAGTTGGGTCGCGCCAAGGGCGTGATGAGGGACGCCTCCTGCGTGGGCGCCTCCTGCGTGCCTGCAATCGGGTCCTCAGAACCGCAGCCGGTGCCGCTCAGCAGCAGCGCCAATGACAGACCTGACAGCCACGTACGGGGATTCAGCCAGCCTTCGACTTTCATGGGGATGTTCATCCTGCGCCAGGGGCGCTGTCTGGGGGAGAGTCGGCGTTAAGCCCTTCCATGAGGGCCCGACCTCTCCGCCATCCCACGAAAAATAAATC contains these protein-coding regions:
- a CDS encoding 2'-5' RNA ligase family protein, producing the protein MTLFVPGPLAAEIEAVRHVVDPIQKRLIPAHVTLCREDELGRLSEMELDARLLSPHLKPVTLRFGEPEAFHGHGIVMYGIEGLEDFRFLRQTILGALDLKPQRPHITLAHPRNPQAPGNSLDRAAGLRTLPPINFNTLCLIEQVMGSPWQVLRSIELSAS
- a CDS encoding chlorophyllase/cutinase-like alpha/beta fold protein — protein: MRSLGHGALRSSLLALALLAGCGTSRPTPSSPALETPAPARTAPAIWGPLAPGNHDVGLRVMAVPAGTDAADARPLQLTVWYPARDAASSARLHYRDYVGLTGSEQQPESSEDADVSRAAVTRYQKLVTGMGLPAAAVSAWLNADVLAARGAAPAPGRFPLVLIAQGRFHSAHHQAVLAEYLASHGYIVATTPFPAHLAPPLENENVLAIARGQARELVRALDAIKADTHVDTSRVALVGHSFGARAAFLFAREHPETSALVSLDGGIANRQGKEWLAGLTGFRLDDFRVPLLHLYQQGDAAVVPDFDLVRSLRGADRWLVRITGLRHLDFTSVGAATAVAPTLAPGGRATSTARGWAASADDTLRFLDAQLRQQTQELDSLSTPADASSSTSPVVTVTHWRPGQP
- a CDS encoding peptidoglycan DD-metalloendopeptidase family protein — translated: MKVEGWLNPRTWLSGLSLALLLSGTGCGSEDPIAGTQEAPTQEASLITPLARPNFQAPFPCGQSWTYSHHSAEVRRALDFVNNGGGTNGQPQLASAAGYATRHFESGGAGNYIKIDHGGGWMTYYFHLSAYSVPSGTQVAQGQQIGVTGSTGASSGAHVHYEQLLNGVGQDIVLNGVSLAPYPGSYGSRSITSNNCSTCVLKGDIKAKYDAVNGPALLGRCLAGELSTPDGVGRFNHFERGSIYWTPTLGAHVVVGQIKLKWEQLGWEVGVLGYPLTDELATPDGRGRFNHFERGSIYWTPELGAWEVHGDIRAKWEQLGWERSALGYPKTGELATPDQTGRYNHFENGSIYWTQATGAHEVRGLVHAKWAELGWEKSYLGYPVTDEQGAPDGVGRFNHFQKGSVYFTPATGAHAVVGDINAKWVALSREAGLLGYPLTDETKTPDGVGRFNHFQNGSIYWTPATGAQEVHGPIRDKWESMGWEAGALGYPVRDEYAVTGGRESEFQKGFITLNTTTGAVTVRMK